One window of Nymphaea colorata isolate Beijing-Zhang1983 chromosome 1, ASM883128v2, whole genome shotgun sequence genomic DNA carries:
- the LOC126409190 gene encoding VIN3-like protein 1 has product MESYDKTCGEALQLESLSSGGLSTPEKSEHVQETSKGQDTIQGFLQSCTKKELVQTCTTKDKKISGISKHIPKALSNKIYKNHESRKSSSQPTSNGNQVALKKLQRKGDNPVRLPSVSDMLSDGNRASSWVCKNSACRATLSLDDTFCKRCSCCICHLFDDNKDPSLWFVCSSESNGGDSCGLSCHIECALQHQKAGIVDLGQLMQLDGSYCCPSCGKVAGIIGCWKKQLAIAKDARRVDVLCYRISLSYRLLDGTSRFRDLHDIVTDAKCKLETEVGSVNGMSARMARGIVSRLSVAADVQKLCAHAIEKAEAWLTSVSNSHPSLNENSLPAACRIQFEDVTSSSLVIILKDPSSGSSDSVHGYKLWYCMSREQKHQKEPICILPKSQRRLLISNLQPCTEYTFRIISFTEAGDLGHSEFKCFTKSVEIIHKQSDLLAAPENKSDSLGISGSSASAKRGSRTMNASAGFKVRDLGKILRVAWAKEHGCYDEFCDADEDCAEVDDGSGSMKQEIAEEPHTHSRGLDLNVVCVPDLNADLASPLDCSKDEGSSERIIEAEEDVLSHGRDKNAQAEYNDSDSHWLMRPVKEIPAIETHTRFRDKKMANGNEEAYDCDSTLINGSPLRFSAGPGYLDGNYEYCVKIIRWLERGGHIDKDFRMNFLTWFSLRSTEEERRVVNTFIQTLIDDPSSLAGQLVDSFLDIISNKRPRNGFCSKLWH; this is encoded by the exons ATGGAATCATATGATAAAACCTGTGGTGAAG CTTTGCAACTAGAGAGTTTGTCTTCGGGTGGTCTAAGCACACCAGAGAAAAGTGAACATGTGCAAGAAACTTCGAAAGGACAAGATACTATTCAAGGATTTCTCCAGTCCTGTACCAAGAAGGAACTGGTGCAGACATGCACCACAAAAGATAAGAAGATCTCAGGCATTTCAAAACACATCCCCAAGGCATTGAGCAACAAAATATACAAGAATCATGAAAGCAGGAAGAGTTCAAGCCAGCCGACATCCAATGGTAATCAGGTTGCTCTGAAGAAACTACAGAGGAAAGGGGATAATCCTGTTCGCCTTCCATCTGTGTCTGATATGTTATCTGATGGCAATCGTGCCAGTAGTTGGGTTTGTAAGAATTCTGCATGTAGAGCAACTTTAAGCTTGGATGACACATTCTGTAAGAGGTGCTCATGTTGCATTTGCCATTTGTTTGATGACAACAAGGATCCAAGTCTCTGGTTTGTCTGTTCATCCGAATCTAATGGAGGGGATTCATGTGGGTTATCCTGTCATATTGAATGTGCTCTTCAGCACCAAAAAGCAGGAATAGTTGATCTTGGGCAGCTGATGCAACTGGATGGTAGTTATTGTTGCCCTTCCTGTGGTAAAGTTGCAGGGATAATTGG GTGTTGGAAGAAGCAGTTGGCTATTGCTAAAGATGCAAGGCGTGTTGATGTTCTTTGCTATCGTATATCCTTAAGTTACAGGCTGCTTGATGGAACATCTCGTTTCAGAGACCTGCACGACATTGTGACTGATGCAAAGTGCAAGCTTGAAACTGAAGTTGGTTCTGTGAATGGAATGTCTGCCAGGATGGCTCGTGGCATTGTTAGCAGGCTATCAGTTGCTGCTGATGTTCAGAAGCTCTGTGCTCATGCCATTGAAAAAGCTGAAGCCTGGCTTACTTCCGTTTCCAATTCTCATCCAAGTCTAAATG AAAATTCACTTCCTGCTGCTTGCAGAATCCAGTTTGAAGATGTTACATCTTCATCTCTGGTAATTATCCTTAAAGATCCATCCTCAGGTTCATCAGATAGCGTCCATGGTTATAAGTTATGGTACTGCATGAGTCGTGAGCAGAAACACCAAAAAGAACCCATATGTATCTTGCCAAAGTCCCAGCGAAGACTCCTAATCTCAAATTTGCAGCCATGCACAGAGTACACATTCAGAATTATTTCTTTCACAGAGGCTGGAGACTTGGGGCACTCTGAATTTAAGTGTTTTACCAAGAGTGTGGAGATAATCCACAAGCAATCTGATCTCCTGGCAGCCCCAGAAAATAAGAGCGACAGCTTGGGTATTAGTGGTAGCTCTGCCAGTGCTAAAAGAGGATCTAGGACAATGAATGCCTCTGCTGGATTCAAGGTCAGAGATCTAGGCAAGATCTTGCGAGTAGCGTGGGCCAAAGAACATGGCTGCTATGATGAATTCTGTGATGCAGATGAAGACTGCGCAGAAGTTGATGATGGGAGTGGTTCAATGAAGCAAGAAATTGCTGAGGAACCACATACTCATTCTCGGGGCCTTGATCTAAATGTTGTATGTGTCCCAGATCTGAATGCTGACCTGGCTTCACCTTTGGATTGTTCAAAGGATGAAGGCAGCTCAGAGCGGATAATTGAAGCTGAAGAGGATGTCCTTTCTCATGGAAGGGATAAGAATGCACAGGCTGAATACAATGACAGTGATTCACACTGGTTAATGAGGCCAGTGAAAGAAATCCCAGCTATTGAGACACACACAAGATTTCGAGATAAAAAGATGGCAAACGGGAATGAAGAAGCATATGATTGTGATAGTACTCTCATTAATGGTTCACCATTAAGATTTTCTGCTGGGCCCGGGTACCTGGATGGGAACTATGAGTACTGTGTGAAAATAATTAGATGGTTGGAACGAGGAGGTCACATTGATAAGGATTTCAGGATGAATTTTTTGACGTGGTTCAGTCTTAGGTCTActgaagaagaaaggagggTGGTTAACACATTTATTCAGACCCTCATTGACGATCCTAGCAGCTTGGCTGGTCAGTTGgtggattcatttttagatatCATCTCTAACAAACGACCCCGTAATGGATTCTGCAGCAAGCTGTGGCATTAA